Genomic DNA from Vibrio tubiashii ATCC 19109:
TGAATTCAAAGCGCCGCGATACACTCGTATCCATAAGACGATTGGCTCTGTGCGCTATGACATTAAAAAACTTAACTTCGAGATTGAGCAGTTCTTACTCAAGAAGCTTGAAGTTGTGATTGCGATTGCCAAGGCGCAAGGCATTACTGTTCACACTGAGCTGGTGGATATGGCTTGGAAGAAGATCCTTGAATGTCACGCCCATGACAGTATGGGTGGGTGTAATAGCGATGCCACCAACGCAGACATCATGCACCGACTAAAGCAAGCCGAAGAGATCTGTCACGGTTTATACAACCTAGTGGTGAAAGAGATTGCTAGCAACGCATGTGATGACAATGAAGTGATGCTCTTTAACGGCCAAATCACACCATTTAGCGGCGTCGCTAAAGTCACTGCTTTTTCTAAGCACCCATCTATTGCCTTGTCAGATGGCAAATCCCTGTTTGCGACCGAAATTCTAGCGCGTGAGACCTTAGATGGTGGCAAAGTCATTGAAGTGACCAAAGATGGTGAGAAAGAAGTCGCCGTTCCACCATATTACCGCTTTGAATTGAACGTGAAGGTGTCCAACCTTCCTGCGATGGGCTATCAAGTGTTCCAAGTGGTTGAGTCAGAGTCAGCCATGCTTACGCAGAGCAGTGACGTTCAAATGATTGAAAATGCGGCGTTAACTGTCACGCTGAAAGATGGCGAACTGAGCTTAGCCAGCAAAGCAACAGGTCGCGTGATTGAGCAGTTGCTGCGTTTTGAAGAGCAGGCTGATGATGGTGACTCTTACGACTTCTCGCCTTTAGAAGAAGACGAACCACGTTACCTCAATGAGTTAACTTGGCTATCAAGCCAAGTCGGAGAGACTGAGCAGACGATGACGCTGCTGGCAACAATGCCTGTGCCTTCAGATTTAGAGTCGCGTCAAGCAGGCAACGAGCTGGTTCAAGCCAGTTTTGAAATTACATTGACACTAGATGCCAACGACGAGCAGCTAAAAGTCTCAATTCACACTGTAAATCAGGCGTGTGACCACCGTGTTCGTGTACTGATTAACTCCGATGTACAAAGCCAGGAATCCGTCGCCACTCAGCCATTTGCCGTGATGGCGCGTCCAATTGCACCGAGTGTTGAAGGCTGGCAAGCACGCTTCCGTGAGTGTCCGATTGATATTGAAACCACAGATGGTGCAGTTGCGATTGAGCAAGCAGGTAAAGCGGTGGTGGTTAATGGTCGCGGCCTGAAAGAGTTCCAAGTATTGCCTGGTGAAAAGAGTGATGTGATTGCGCTGACGCTGTTTAAAGCGACGGGCAAGCTAGGTAAAGATGATCTGTTGTGGCGTCCGGGGCGTGCTTCCGGCATCAACAATACCGTGGTGTATACGCCAGATGCTCAGCTGCAAAAATCGATGAGCTTTGCTTTCTCGATTGCGATGCCGACAGATGCTAGCCATCAAACGCTGCGAGCCCTAGAAAGCCAATATCTCGATATGCCGTTTAGCTACCAGAAGCAGTCACTTAACAGCTTTGAAAATCGTCTCGAACGTTTCCAAGTTCGCTTTGATGCGCGTTCAGCGGCTAAGTCATTCAGCCTGTTTGAAGTGAATCAGGCGCTGACGCTTTCAAGTATTGGTCACTCCTTCTATCAAGATAATGCCGTTATTGTGCGCCTATTTAATGCCACAGAGGATGTGCAGCAACTTGATACCACGGCATTTGCCCATTTTGCTGAGGTGGAGCGTGTGAACTACCGCGAGCAGAGCGTGGAACAAGAGTGGTCAGTCAAACCGAACAACTCAATCGACCTACGCATTGGCTTTAAAATCTAGTGGAGCAGAGTATGAACAACGAGAAAATTTACCAAAAAGTCGCTTTGCTCTACGGTGATGAGCAAGCGGAAAGCGTCACCCAAGAGATCGATGCTCTGGTTGAAAAGTGGCAAGGTAAAGCACCGCAGTACGCCAACTGGGTCGATGAGACGACATCTTATCTCATCACTTACGGCGACAGCGTACAAGAGCAAGGCCAGCCAACTTTAGCGACGATGAAAACCTTTGCTGATAAGTATCTGAAAGGCGCATTGAGCAACATTCATATCTTGCCAATGTTCCCATACACCTCAGATGATGGTTTTAGTGTGGTTGATTATCGCAAAGTCGATCCTAACTTAGGCGACTGGAGTGAGCTTAACGCATTAGCTGAAAACTTCGACTTGATGTATGACTGCGTGATTAATCACATCTCTAAAAGCAGTGACTGGTTTCAGCGCTTTTTAGCCGGAGATGAAGCTTATCAAGATTACTTTATTGAGTCTGACCCAAGTCTAGATTATTCGAGTGTTACGCGCCCCCGCGCATTACCGCTCCTAACACCGTTTACCAAGGCTTCGGGTGAGACAACTCATGTGTGGACCACCTTCTCAGAAGACCAGATCGACATTAACTTTAAGAGCCCACAAGTACTGCTCGAAAGCATAGATATTTTGCTGATGTACGCAGCAAACGGTGGTCGTTCGATTCGCTTAGATGCGATTGGTTTCATCTGGAAAGTGCTGAACTCAACCTGTATTCACTTAGAGCAAGCTCACGAGATCATTAAGCTGTGGCGCATTGTGCTCGACGAGGTGATGCCGGGTTCTCTGCTGATCACCGAAACCAATGTACCGCACAAAGAGAACATCTCTTATTTTGGTCAAGGCGATGAAGCGCACATGGTGTATCAGTTCCCACTGCCACCATTAACCTTGCACGCGTTCTTAAGCCAAGATAGCCAAGTATTAACAACTTGGTCTAAAGGTTTAACGGTAGAGGCGATGGAGTCTCTCAATGCGGGACGCAAAACAACCTACTTCAACTTCCTTGCTAGCCACGATGGGATTGGCGTGCGACCAACAGAAGGGATTTTGAGCGATGACGATCGTCTAATGATGTGTCAGCACGTCGAACGCAAAGGTGGGCGAGTTAACTACAAGAATAACGGTGACGGTACTCAATCGCCTTACGAACTGAATATTAACTACCTGAGTGCGGTGACGGAGCCTAACGATGGTGATGAGTTGAAAGCGAGCAAGTTTCTAGCTGCGCAATCTATTTTACTATCGTTTATCGGTGTCCCAGCGGTTTACTATCACAGCTTACTTGGCAGTGAAAACGATGTACAAGGCATGTTGGATTCGGGCATTAATCGCCGCATTAACCGTGAGAAGTTTAATTTTGCTCAGCTAGAAACTGAGCTGGCTGAAGAGGGCTCGTTACGTCAACGTGTTTACAGTGAAATGACGCGTCTTCTCCAACTGCGCAAACAGCAAAAAGCCTTCTCACCAAGCTCATCTCAGCAAGTGCTAGAGCTAGGTCATGGGCTGTTTGGACTTAAACGCGGTGAAGGGGAAAGTGCGATTCAATTTGTGGTCAACCTATCGGAGCAAGCTGTGGAAGTGTCGCTAGAAGCAGGCGGTTTAGATCTGATTTCACAGCGTGAGTTCGATGCGCAATTTAC
This window encodes:
- a CDS encoding alpha-amylase family glycosyl hydrolase — translated: MNNEKIYQKVALLYGDEQAESVTQEIDALVEKWQGKAPQYANWVDETTSYLITYGDSVQEQGQPTLATMKTFADKYLKGALSNIHILPMFPYTSDDGFSVVDYRKVDPNLGDWSELNALAENFDLMYDCVINHISKSSDWFQRFLAGDEAYQDYFIESDPSLDYSSVTRPRALPLLTPFTKASGETTHVWTTFSEDQIDINFKSPQVLLESIDILLMYAANGGRSIRLDAIGFIWKVLNSTCIHLEQAHEIIKLWRIVLDEVMPGSLLITETNVPHKENISYFGQGDEAHMVYQFPLPPLTLHAFLSQDSQVLTTWSKGLTVEAMESLNAGRKTTYFNFLASHDGIGVRPTEGILSDDDRLMMCQHVERKGGRVNYKNNGDGTQSPYELNINYLSAVTEPNDGDELKASKFLAAQSILLSFIGVPAVYYHSLLGSENDVQGMLDSGINRRINREKFNFAQLETELAEEGSLRQRVYSEMTRLLQLRKQQKAFSPSSSQQVLELGHGLFGLKRGEGESAIQFVVNLSEQAVEVSLEAGGLDLISQREFDAQFTLKPYQFVWLTQPQAQ
- a CDS encoding glycoside hydrolase family 38 N-terminal domain-containing protein, with protein sequence MAKVHVIPHTHWDREWYFTQQDSDVLATYNFTKVIETLENQPSYSCYHLDGQSAIVEDYLKVLPYMRERMAKLVSDKKLFIGPWYTQTDTYNVAGESIIRNLKYGMHIAEELGHSMKVGYLPDTFGHNAQMPTLFKGMGIDNIVFWRGIDYDQHVEKSHFFWKSQGDDSIYAYNLVHGYGAAKNIVPDAEHLDKKIFPMIDKIKSLSGLDEVLIPSGGDQVNIDPNLPETLQAASERSPVGDIYTISSMESFVDFLRRNSSEFETYQGEFKAPRYTRIHKTIGSVRYDIKKLNFEIEQFLLKKLEVVIAIAKAQGITVHTELVDMAWKKILECHAHDSMGGCNSDATNADIMHRLKQAEEICHGLYNLVVKEIASNACDDNEVMLFNGQITPFSGVAKVTAFSKHPSIALSDGKSLFATEILARETLDGGKVIEVTKDGEKEVAVPPYYRFELNVKVSNLPAMGYQVFQVVESESAMLTQSSDVQMIENAALTVTLKDGELSLASKATGRVIEQLLRFEEQADDGDSYDFSPLEEDEPRYLNELTWLSSQVGETEQTMTLLATMPVPSDLESRQAGNELVQASFEITLTLDANDEQLKVSIHTVNQACDHRVRVLINSDVQSQESVATQPFAVMARPIAPSVEGWQARFRECPIDIETTDGAVAIEQAGKAVVVNGRGLKEFQVLPGEKSDVIALTLFKATGKLGKDDLLWRPGRASGINNTVVYTPDAQLQKSMSFAFSIAMPTDASHQTLRALESQYLDMPFSYQKQSLNSFENRLERFQVRFDARSAAKSFSLFEVNQALTLSSIGHSFYQDNAVIVRLFNATEDVQQLDTTAFAHFAEVERVNYREQSVEQEWSVKPNNSIDLRIGFKI